A region of the Desulfobacter postgatei 2ac9 genome:
GCTGTAATATCCGTCATCAAGGGTCATCTGGGAGGCGCAACTGCCAAGGGTTTCGGCCAGGACCACCGAGGCACCGCCGTGGAGGATGCCCATGGGTTGATGGGTGCGGGTATCCACGGGCATGGAGGCGGTTAAAAAATCCTCGCCTTTTTCTTCAAACGTAATATCCAGATGACCCATCATTGTATTTTCCTTGAACCGGTTCATATCATCAATAGTGAACTCTTTTTTCCAGATCATGTTTTGTCCTTAATTGCTTTATCCTGATTTGGCCTAAACGGTTCCGGGCTTAACAAAGTGGTTTGTTCACGCCATTTTTCTTATGTTGCTATACGGATCGCATCGTTGGGTTATTACATATTGGTTTTGGATAAACTTTGCAATAACGGCTGTTGTATATTTGTAAAATAGGTTTTCGTTCAGCCTCTAAGATTAAAAAAGGTGATTTTCAAATCCTTTATAATAAGGTATTGTTGAATACTCGAATTACATTTGGGAAATTAGCGTTTGAACGCAAAGTCACCCACCTGCGGCGTTGCAGAAAAAAGTTACAATCCTGACAATCCCATTAAACAAGGAGACGCATCATGCCAATCGTTAATTATCAGCAATATTGCCGGATGCTGGATAATGCCAAACAGAACAAGTTTGCATACCCGGCCATTAACACCACCTCAAGCGAAACCATTAATGCCGCCCTTCTGGCATTCAAGGAAGCCGACAGCGACGGCATTATCCAGGTCTCCACGGGTGGCGGCAGTTTTGCCTCGGGCCTGGGGGTGGCACAATCTTATAAAGGAGCCATTGCCCTGGCTGAATTTGCCCATGCCATGGCGGCCTATTATGATGTCAATATTGCCCTGCATACGGATCACTGTCACCCTGAATATGTTGACTCTTTTTTAATGCCCCTGATCGAAGAGACGGCAAGGCGTCGTGCCAAGGGGCTGCCCAATCTGTTCAGTTCACACATGTACGACGGATCTGCTTTGCCCATGGCGGAAAATATTGCTGCTTCAAAAAAAATTATGGAAGACTGTGTGGCCAATGACCTGATTCTGGAGATTGAAACCGGCGTGGTCGGCGGCGAGGAAGACGGCCATGATACGTCAGGGGTGAAAAAAGAAAAACTGTATACCACACCCCAGGATATGGTGATGGCTGCCAAGGAACTGGGCGCCATGGGAAGGTTTCTTTTAGCCGCCACCTTCGGCAATGTGCATGGGGTGTATAAGCCGGGTAATGTGGTGCTCAAACCCGCAATTTTAAAAGAGGGTCAGGACGCCGTGGCCAATGCGCTTGGCGCCGGCAGCCGGCTGGACCTGGTGTTTCATGGTGGGTCCGGTTCCGAATTAAAGGATATCCATGAGGCCCTTGATTATGGGGTGGTTAAGATGAATGTGGACACAGACACCCAGTACGCCTATACCCGGCCCGTTGCGGACCATATGATGAAAAATTATGATGGTGTACTCAAAATCGAAGGGGAAGTGGGTAACAAAAAAGTGTACGATCCGCGTTCCTGGGGCAAAAAAGCTGAGCGGAGCATGGCGGACAGGATCATACAGGCCTGCCGGGATTTAAGATCCGAGGGCACTTCCCTTGGAAAAAATATCTAAAGGGGGAAAGAGTGAAGAAGCTGTTTCTGTTTGTTTTTGCCCTGTCGTTATTTGTGATACAGGCAGCCCAGGCGTCAACCCCGAAAGATACCCTTGTCATGGCCTTTAATATAGATGAGATTATCTCACTGGATCCGGCTGAAATTTTTGAATTTGCCAATGCTGAATATGCCGCCAACGCATACGACCGTCTGATTAACTATGATGTTGATAATGTCAGTAAGATATATCCGGGCATTGCTGAAAGTTGGGATATCTCGGATGACGGGTTGAGCTACACATTTAAAATCAGGAAAGGTGTTACCTTTGCCTCGGGAAACACACTGTCGGCAGACGATGTCGTTTTTTCCCTTCGTCGTGTTGTCCTGCTTGACAAATCTCCGGCCTTTATTCTGACCCAGTTTGGATTTACGCCTGAAAACGTGGAAAAGACCATCGCGAAGGTGGATGATTATACGGTGAAAATTCTTGTGGACCAGGCCTATGCCCCCACCTTTTTTCTTTACTGCCTGACCTCAACAGCCGGATCCGTTCTGGATAAAAAAGAGGTCATGGCCCATGAAAAGGACGGTGATCTTGGGTATGGCTGGCTTAAGACCGGGTATGCCGGTTCCGGGCCATATACATTAAGAACCTGGAAGGCATCGGAAATCATGATCCTTGATGCCAACAAAAATTATTGGGGGGATGCACCCAAATTGAGACGCATCATCATCCGGCATATTGCCGGATCTGCCGGCCAGCGCATGCTGCTGGAAAAAGGCGACATTGATATGGCAAGAAACCTGACGGCGGATGATCTGAAAAATCTGGAAAAGAACAAAGATATAAAATTTCAGAAAAGGGCCAAAGGCAGGATCTACTACCTGGGGCTGAACCAGAAAAACAAATATCTCAAGATACCTGAGGTTCGCCAGGCACTTAAGTATCTCATTGATTACAAAGGTATGGAACAGACCATCCTCAGCGGCAAGGCCACCATCCACCAGGCCTTTTTGCCGAAGAGCTTTCTGGGCGCATTGGAAGAGACGCCTTTTTCCCTTGATATTGAAAAAGCAAAAACGCTTTTGAAAAAAGCCGGTCTTGAAAACGGCTTCTGCGTCACCATGGACACAAGGAATACCGAACCCGTAACTTCCATGGCCC
Encoded here:
- the fbaA gene encoding class II fructose-bisphosphate aldolase — translated: MPIVNYQQYCRMLDNAKQNKFAYPAINTTSSETINAALLAFKEADSDGIIQVSTGGGSFASGLGVAQSYKGAIALAEFAHAMAAYYDVNIALHTDHCHPEYVDSFLMPLIEETARRRAKGLPNLFSSHMYDGSALPMAENIAASKKIMEDCVANDLILEIETGVVGGEEDGHDTSGVKKEKLYTTPQDMVMAAKELGAMGRFLLAATFGNVHGVYKPGNVVLKPAILKEGQDAVANALGAGSRLDLVFHGGSGSELKDIHEALDYGVVKMNVDTDTQYAYTRPVADHMMKNYDGVLKIEGEVGNKKVYDPRSWGKKAERSMADRIIQACRDLRSEGTSLGKNI
- a CDS encoding ABC transporter substrate-binding protein; translated protein: MKKLFLFVFALSLFVIQAAQASTPKDTLVMAFNIDEIISLDPAEIFEFANAEYAANAYDRLINYDVDNVSKIYPGIAESWDISDDGLSYTFKIRKGVTFASGNTLSADDVVFSLRRVVLLDKSPAFILTQFGFTPENVEKTIAKVDDYTVKILVDQAYAPTFFLYCLTSTAGSVLDKKEVMAHEKDGDLGYGWLKTGYAGSGPYTLRTWKASEIMILDANKNYWGDAPKLRRIIIRHIAGSAGQRMLLEKGDIDMARNLTADDLKNLEKNKDIKFQKRAKGRIYYLGLNQKNKYLKIPEVRQALKYLIDYKGMEQTILSGKATIHQAFLPKSFLGALEETPFSLDIEKAKTLLKKAGLENGFCVTMDTRNTEPVTSMALSIQSTFAKVGIKLEIIPGDGKQTLTKYRARRHDIYIGDWGPDYMDPHTNADAFARNPDNADDAKSKPLAWRNAWDIPEMTKKADAAVLERDTAKRARMYMDLQRQHQQISPFVIMFQDIEVVAERADVNNFILGPSFDSNFYRYTTK
- a CDS encoding hotdog fold thioesterase, whose translation is MIWKKEFTIDDMNRFKENTMMGHLDITFEEKGEDFLTASMPVDTRTHQPMGILHGGASVVLAETLGSCASQMTLDDGYYSVGLEIKANHIKSVSRGRVTGRTTPLHLGRTTQVWDIDIKNDKGELICVSRLTMAVLGIRKNHS